The genomic DNA GACTTCACTTTTTCTTTCGCCTGTTCATCTAAATTAGCAAGCATATCTTTACGCTTACCTTTCTCTGGGAATTTCACACCTAGTTTCGTTAATTCCGCTTGCGCTTGTTCACGTGTTAATTTCCCAGACTTCTCTTGCTCTAAAATTGATTTTGCTTTTTCTTTCGCCTGTTCATCTAAGTTAGCAAACATGTCTCCATGCTTACCCTTCTCCGGCATTTTCACGCCTAACTTTGTTAATTCCTCTTGCGCTTGCTCACGCGTTAATTTCCCGGACTTCTCTTGCTTTAAAATTGATTTTGCTTTTTCTTTCGCCTGTTCATCTAATCCTGCGAACATGTCTTTACGTTTCTCTTTCTCAGGAAGCTTTACACCAAGTTCCTCTAACTGTTTCTTTGTATCGTTCATAATTGTTTTTACTTTTTGTTTTGTAGCGTCATCTAAATCTTTTTTCACCGTTTTTGTAGCTTGTTCAGTTGCTGGAGTATCCGTTGCCGCGAATGCCGGAATACCGACTCCTCCAATGATTCCGAATGATAAAGCACCTGCAATCGCTAAATATCCAACTGTTTTCTTCTTCATAGGAAATTTCCTCCTTCATTGTTCTAAAGCATGTACACTTTCGTATACAATGCCTATCGTAATGTTGGTTTCTTAAAATTTCCTTAACACCTTAACAAAAAAACACCGCTCATCACGAGCGGTGTTTCTCTATGCATCTTGTAATTGTAGCTCTTCACGTTCCATTACTTTTCTTAATACAATTGTTTGCATCATTGTAAATAAGTTACCTGTTATCCAGTACAACACAAGTCCGGATGGCGCCGCAAATCCCATAAATAGAATCATTGCCGGCATCATAATTTGCTGTATTTTTAGCATTTGTACTTGTTCTCCAGGCGTACTATTTGATTGGAAAACTTTCATTTGAATAAATGTAGTTAACGCTGCAATAATCGGTAATATATGATAAGGATCTGCATGTCCTAAGTTCACCCATAAAAATGAAGATGTGCGAATCTCTTCTGTTCGGCTAATCGCATAATACAAAGCAGAGAAAATCGGCATTTGTATTAATAGTGGCCAGCAACCGGCAAGTGGATTCCAACCGCCTGATTTCATTAGTTCTGACATTTCTTTTTGATACTGTTTTTGTTTTTCAAGGTCTTTGCTTACATCACCGTGTTTTTTCTTTAGCTTCTGTAATTCAGGTTGCATTTTTTTCATTTTCGCTTGGCCACGATATTGCGAAACAGCTAATGGAATCATTGCTGAACGAATAACGAGCGTCATAATAATGATGGCAATCCCGAAGCTTCCACTCGGTATATGATGAGCAACAAATTG from Bacillus basilensis includes the following:
- the yidC gene encoding membrane protein insertase YidC, producing MLKSYRAVLVSLSLLLVFVLSGCSNAAPIDAHSTGIWDHYFVYPISYMIQFVAHHIPSGSFGIAIIIMTLVIRSAMIPLAVSQYRGQAKMKKMQPELQKLKKKHGDVSKDLEKQKQYQKEMSELMKSGGWNPLAGCWPLLIQMPIFSALYYAISRTEEIRTSSFLWVNLGHADPYHILPIIAALTTFIQMKVFQSNSTPGEQVQMLKIQQIMMPAMILFMGFAAPSGLVLYWITGNLFTMMQTIVLRKVMEREELQLQDA